The Populus alba chromosome 13, ASM523922v2, whole genome shotgun sequence genome contains the following window.
ccttgGTTCTAAATTTGTGCATTTTGACCTTCAATTAAccaacaaacttttaatttcttcaattcaacCCCTGATTTAGTGAATTTCAGCCCCtaaatttatgtgtttttttagtttagtccttggatttatatttcttcaatcaagtttcTAATTACCCATCAAACCTCAAAATCtgtgcaattaaacccctgatttgatcaaattaactcttaaaaataacaattcaacccctaaactttaatttcttcacattaaagcctaaattaacttcaaaaatcaatttttcttacaattaaacTCTCAATAAATGCAATTAAACCTTGAGAAAATCCAACTGAGTCCTTAAACATtcagttttgaatttttcttcttaCATTAAAATTTCCTTAATTTGTCAATGAGACCTTTATTGATCGAAAATAcactgttaaattttttaatcttgtatATTTTAATCTTCTTCAACTAGTCGTTGATAATTTCCTGAGCGTtctgatatatttttcttactagtatatttttgtgattttcttctagcattttttatttttttttttgtattttctcttatcttttttttttcaaattctttttgtttACGTGGGGCCCTAAAATGAATAACAACAATTATTTTGTTGCAATCTCTACATTAATATTGTATAttgctctatatatataaataaaaaattaactaattaacaGGTTAAATCTACTATTATTCTCAATTTTAACTGTATTAAACTGGGAGGAAATAAACGAAATGTCCACAAATATATACCATGGGCCACGTTTGGAGTTACATGGTATCTAGAAGCCTCCTGAGCTTAGCTATCATGAACTAGATTTTGGTTTTTGCCGAACCCGTAGAGTTCTTCTAAAGCAAGGGTTTGAATCAAAGACCTTTccgattcagttttttttctttaaaaaaagactATTCATACTTGTTAGATCAGAAgttcatcaaattttatttctcttggtacacacacacacaattacCTAGGCCAGCTACCACATGTTAGTATTTATTAACTGTTAAAGATAataaatgtaagaaaaaaattatcaactccAATATAAAATGATCTGCAGGGATCTCTTATTCATGATAGCAATGTTTGAGCATAACCACTAATAAAAACATACTTAGACATTCCTATTTTTTATCAAGCTAGCTACTCCAACTCATAGCAAGACAAACACgcacaaaaatatttcaattattcAAACTAAGAGATGGAAAGATGTAGCTGATCCACTCAGGTTTAATTTGGACGGCTAcatttctttctaatttcacCGTGAGATCCAGTACGGGGATCTATATCTCCCATCTTAATCATTGCTGCAGCAAAGTCAGAAAAGAAGATATCAGGATTATTACTGTAAGTTCTAACCAACGAATCCGTGGATTCACCACTGAACAGCACTTGATCAGAGTGGAGGAGACCCTTTTTGTTCATGAGgtttttgtaataattattgTCAAAGACGTTAGGAGTTTGGACATCTAGAGGTGCCAAATTGTCGTCTCCTGTAGCGACCGGGCACATCTTTTGCCTCATGGTAGCAAATGATTTGTCAATATTGGTCTCGTTGTATATTCGATCTCTAAAAGTCTTGCACTTTGTTTGCCCTATTGTGTGGGATCCTGCCACCAAAgtttaaaacaatttcaaattaataacaataacaataatacagaaaaaaaaaaatctgacagCTTCTTTATAATAATGGTCACTTGCAATCGCAGGCTGCATAGCATCAAAAAcatgattttcatatttttgcTGTGATGCATTGCAATTTCTAACGATCTTTCAGTCTCTATCTatctatggaaaaaaaaaaaaaacctgataaGGCAACCATGTCCGTAGCAGAGAGGCCTTTAGATTTAAATCGTTGGATGAGTTGGCTAACAGATGAACGGTCAGAAGGGAGGCTCTTTTCGGCAGCATTCATGCTAGCTGTCTTTGAATCTCTCCGTCCAAGTTTTACCTTCCAATATGGACCTCCAAGCTGCATGGAATTAATTAACGGTATAGTTTTCATGAAAAGACAATcatcctaaaattaacaattactcTATGATTATGCGATATTTAATTAAGATGTGAAAATCATGTGGAGAAAAAAATGAgcttaaaaagatatttaattaaGATGTAGTAATGATGGGAGCAATTACTAAACTATGGCTAATTATAACTCTTAAGGTAAGTTTCAAATGGTAATATAGAGAACAAATTTACGTACGGACAACATAAGTAAAACAATTAGAAAGAGTTGATGACTTACAAGAACAGTGGAATCACGGGCAGCAATGACCACGATATCAGCACATGAAACTATACCTGGACAGACTTTCTCCAACTTAGACTTGATTTTGGCGACGACATTGTATCCCCTCACAGAATTATTATTTGGACCTGCACCTTGTTCTCCCTTGAAAGTGGCGGTGTCTTCCAGAAGTATAGACGCATCACAACCCTGTTAAAAATGTCatgtaataaatattcatattaatctTCAAAAGATACACATAAAACACACctctcataaaataaaataaaattacataaacacacacacacaaaagagtGAATTGTTTAATATTGCACATCATCAAAAATTGATTTGGaatcttaatatatatgttcGTTCCCCTTTCACATTCAAGTGAGAGTGAGACTTATCTATATAACCAAAATGAGACAACGATGGAACAGTTAAACGAATattgtcaatatatatatatattcttttccaAGTTTGTTTGCTCCCCTAGCTagataattcttttatttttgttgctatGATCTCTTTATCAGTAGTCCAGTCCCTTTCAAGATATAACAGTGAAATAATAAACATTACTGATAGatgatataatataaatattttaaatttttactcAAGAAATAATAAACA
Protein-coding sequences here:
- the LOC118054020 gene encoding peroxidase P7 encodes the protein MARTSSSSTSFSSYMVTVTLALLLIYTSSSSANLSTDFYDKSCPQLFGTVKSVVQSAIAEERRMGASLVRLFFHDCFVKGCDASILLEDTATFKGEQGAGPNNNSVRGYNVVAKIKSKLEKVCPGIVSCADIVVIAARDSTVLLGGPYWKVKLGRRDSKTASMNAAEKSLPSDRSSVSQLIQRFKSKGLSATDMVALSGSHTIGQTKCKTFRDRIYNETNIDKSFATMRQKMCPVATGDDNLAPLDVQTPNVFDNNYYKNLMNKKGLLHSDQVLFSGESTDSLVRTYSNNPDIFFSDFAAAMIKMGDIDPRTGSHGEIRKKCSRPN